The Nymphalis io chromosome 14, ilAglIoxx1.1, whole genome shotgun sequence genome has a segment encoding these proteins:
- the LOC126773300 gene encoding tumor necrosis factor alpha-induced protein 8-like protein isoform X2: MVATSMEGGAWCARDISLRAQKKFLSRVGGAASARSLVLDEHAAKLLDQFLTVLRERVEKREAEKLVKHVIKAAVKLGVLRRHGQLSAADERALGAFRSKFHTVLMAVVSFCEVDFSYDRGFLQDALRESHQSLKSVVERHLSDKSVSRLAGVFALASRGELLDSLFAGQIDDDVIKLTRMLRKELDRGLL, from the exons cgATGGAGGGCGGCGCGTGGTGCGCCCGCGACATCTCTCTGCGTGCGCAGAAGAAGTTCCTCTCGCGAGTGGGGGGCGCTGCGAGCGCGCGCTCCTTGGTTCTTGACGAACACGCGGCCAAACTGCTGGACCAG TTCTTAACCGTATTACGCGAGCGTGTGGAGAAGCGAGAGGCTGAAAAGCTGGTCAAGCACGTTATCAAAGCTGCAGTGAAGCTGGGTGTGCTGCGGCGGCACGGACAGCTGTCGGCTGCGGATGAAAGAGCCCTGGGTGCATTTCGTTCTAAATTTCAC aCCGTATTGATGGCGGTGGTATCATTCTGCGAGGTGGACTTTTCATACGATCGAGGATTTCTTCAGGATGCTCTGCGAGAATCACATCAATCACTCAA GTCCGTGGTCGAGCGCCACTTATCGGACAAGTCAGTTTCACGACTGGCGGGAGTATTCGCACTTGCCTCCAGAGGTGAGCTTCTGGATTCCTTATTTGCCGGACAGATAGACGATGACGTGATCAAACTAACCAGGATGCTTCGGAAAGAACTAGACAGGGGACTGCTATAA
- the LOC126773256 gene encoding synaptotagmin-4 isoform X1, translating to MNILTPQDGPDISPIDSAGEWHSATFWVLVVGASALVAAALAIFACWITRRRSTLAHKLGGKRGPDKALVFQPPRRATAVRSPGSATHYLRKSPSPTAAAPPPTASPPQPQPPTNPPSGGNSPHTPTAPEPAPLSKELADANATEKPKPIEPETNDGKLGDLHFKLRYENEKSALVVSVVSCQGLPGREPAGPDPYVKLQLLPDKQHKVKTRVVRKTRCPVYDEDFTFYGIAPHQLAAITLHFVVLSFDRYSRDEIIGEVVSPLSTLQLHSGEATALCREIQPRSLKMRSVGRGEVLVSLCWQPAAARLTVVLLKARNLPKMDVTGLADPYVKMYLLYNGQRIAKKKTHVKKRTLNPVFNESFVFEVPAAPNATLDHVSLELLVLDWDRVTKNEVIGRLELGAEGAGSARHHWREVQAAPRRQIADWHKLKE from the exons CAGGTGAATGGCACAGTGCGACTTTTTGGGTGCTGGTTGTTGGTGCGTCAGCCCTGGTCGCGGCGGCACTAGCTATCTTCGCTTGTTGGATTACACGGCGTCGTTCCACGCTCGCTCATAAGCttg GGGGAAAACGAGGCCCGGACAAGGCGCTAGTATTCCAGCCCCCACGCCGTGCCACCGCTGTGCGATCCCCGGGATCTGCCACGCACTACCTGCGCAAATCTCCATCGCCTACTGCCGCCGCACCACCGCCTACTGCGTCACCACCGCAGCCTCAACCCCCGACTAACCCG CCATCCGGTGGCAACAGTCCGCATACCCCGACAGCTCCCGAGCCCGCACCGTTGAGCAAGGAGCTTGCTGATGCCAACGCCACTGAGAAACCCAAGCCAATTGAACCTGAAACGAATGACGGCAAGCTTGGCGACCTGCACTTTAAACTGCG ATATGAAAATGAGAAGAGCGCTCTTGTTGTGTCAGTGGTCTCCTGCCAGGGCTTGCCTGGTCGCGAGCCAGCTGGACCAGACCCCTATGTTAAGCTGCAGCTTTTACCGGACAAACAGCATAAAGTAAAGACAAG AGTTGTACGGAAGACACGTTGCCCGGTGTACGACGAAGACTTCACTTTCTACGGCATCGCTCCCCACCAGCTCGCTGCAATTACTCTGCATTTCGTTGTCTTGAGCTTTGACAG ATATTCCCGCGATGAGATAATCGGTGAAGTGGTGTCGCCTCTGTCCACTCTGCAGCTGCACAGTGGCGAAGCTACCGCCCTTTGCCGCGAGATACAACCACGGAGCTTAAAG ATGCGCAGCGTGGGTCGCGGGGAGGTACTGGTGTCGCTGTGCTGGCAGCCTGCAGCCGCGCGACTCACTGTCGTGCTGCTCAAGGCCCGCAATCTGCCCAAGATGGATGTTACTGGACTTGCTGATCC ATACGTCAAGATGTACCTGCTATATAACGGACAGCGCATCGCCAAGAAGAAGACGCACGTGAAGAAGCGTACTCTGAATCCGGTGTTCAACGAGTCGTTCGTGTTTGAAGTGCCGGCAGCTCCTAACGCCACGCTCGACCACGTCTCCCTCGAGCTGCTCGTACTCGATTGGGACCGCGTTACCAAGAACGAG GTGATCGGTCGGCTGGAGCTGGGCGCGGAGGGCGCGGGCAGCGCGCGGCACCACTGGCGCGAGGTGCaggccgcgccgcgccgccagATCGCCGACTGGCACAAGCTCAAGGAGTGA
- the LOC126773256 gene encoding synaptotagmin-4 isoform X2, which translates to MNILTPQDGPDISPIDSGEWHSATFWVLVVGASALVAAALAIFACWITRRRSTLAHKLGGKRGPDKALVFQPPRRATAVRSPGSATHYLRKSPSPTAAAPPPTASPPQPQPPTNPPSGGNSPHTPTAPEPAPLSKELADANATEKPKPIEPETNDGKLGDLHFKLRYENEKSALVVSVVSCQGLPGREPAGPDPYVKLQLLPDKQHKVKTRVVRKTRCPVYDEDFTFYGIAPHQLAAITLHFVVLSFDRYSRDEIIGEVVSPLSTLQLHSGEATALCREIQPRSLKMRSVGRGEVLVSLCWQPAAARLTVVLLKARNLPKMDVTGLADPYVKMYLLYNGQRIAKKKTHVKKRTLNPVFNESFVFEVPAAPNATLDHVSLELLVLDWDRVTKNEVIGRLELGAEGAGSARHHWREVQAAPRRQIADWHKLKE; encoded by the exons GTGAATGGCACAGTGCGACTTTTTGGGTGCTGGTTGTTGGTGCGTCAGCCCTGGTCGCGGCGGCACTAGCTATCTTCGCTTGTTGGATTACACGGCGTCGTTCCACGCTCGCTCATAAGCttg GGGGAAAACGAGGCCCGGACAAGGCGCTAGTATTCCAGCCCCCACGCCGTGCCACCGCTGTGCGATCCCCGGGATCTGCCACGCACTACCTGCGCAAATCTCCATCGCCTACTGCCGCCGCACCACCGCCTACTGCGTCACCACCGCAGCCTCAACCCCCGACTAACCCG CCATCCGGTGGCAACAGTCCGCATACCCCGACAGCTCCCGAGCCCGCACCGTTGAGCAAGGAGCTTGCTGATGCCAACGCCACTGAGAAACCCAAGCCAATTGAACCTGAAACGAATGACGGCAAGCTTGGCGACCTGCACTTTAAACTGCG ATATGAAAATGAGAAGAGCGCTCTTGTTGTGTCAGTGGTCTCCTGCCAGGGCTTGCCTGGTCGCGAGCCAGCTGGACCAGACCCCTATGTTAAGCTGCAGCTTTTACCGGACAAACAGCATAAAGTAAAGACAAG AGTTGTACGGAAGACACGTTGCCCGGTGTACGACGAAGACTTCACTTTCTACGGCATCGCTCCCCACCAGCTCGCTGCAATTACTCTGCATTTCGTTGTCTTGAGCTTTGACAG ATATTCCCGCGATGAGATAATCGGTGAAGTGGTGTCGCCTCTGTCCACTCTGCAGCTGCACAGTGGCGAAGCTACCGCCCTTTGCCGCGAGATACAACCACGGAGCTTAAAG ATGCGCAGCGTGGGTCGCGGGGAGGTACTGGTGTCGCTGTGCTGGCAGCCTGCAGCCGCGCGACTCACTGTCGTGCTGCTCAAGGCCCGCAATCTGCCCAAGATGGATGTTACTGGACTTGCTGATCC ATACGTCAAGATGTACCTGCTATATAACGGACAGCGCATCGCCAAGAAGAAGACGCACGTGAAGAAGCGTACTCTGAATCCGGTGTTCAACGAGTCGTTCGTGTTTGAAGTGCCGGCAGCTCCTAACGCCACGCTCGACCACGTCTCCCTCGAGCTGCTCGTACTCGATTGGGACCGCGTTACCAAGAACGAG GTGATCGGTCGGCTGGAGCTGGGCGCGGAGGGCGCGGGCAGCGCGCGGCACCACTGGCGCGAGGTGCaggccgcgccgcgccgccagATCGCCGACTGGCACAAGCTCAAGGAGTGA